One window from the genome of Aeromonas sp. FDAARGOS 1405 encodes:
- a CDS encoding extracellular solute-binding protein, producing MLELWHSQQAGYVIDDVITRFNQEGNHKVHVTQIEPGKIKADILLAAQARGLPDLMLIPSDFIGLYRQMSLAPLPTGWFSSALMSSALQYVTLDQQRWGMPMMQGNHLMLFYNKALVSTPVTQWQQLAAITPALKAKGIQPVSWPYHDMYYFAAFLLTFGGSPVTEGRITLDTPAMIQALEAYRTVAREKWGDPECDYDTALANFNDGKSAYLVNGDWAFNDLVKNMGEQLGVAMLPHWEDRPMHSMSGAYVLSVSRWAMADEERQTVIKALMAFIQRDDIQQLIYRQGSLLPINQRAFSAINQYPALHEKVLLEQFTLSTPMPSESAMSIAWQAMDKGFERFKEGSSAAEAARYMQQLADQQYQQVKSK from the coding sequence GTGCTGGAGTTGTGGCACTCCCAGCAGGCCGGATATGTGATCGACGACGTGATCACGCGATTCAATCAGGAAGGCAATCACAAGGTTCACGTCACCCAGATCGAGCCCGGCAAGATCAAGGCAGACATCCTGCTGGCTGCGCAAGCCAGGGGGCTGCCCGACTTGATGCTGATCCCGTCCGACTTTATCGGCCTCTACCGACAGATGTCCCTCGCCCCCCTGCCAACCGGATGGTTCTCATCTGCACTGATGAGCAGTGCTCTGCAATATGTTACCCTGGATCAGCAACGCTGGGGCATGCCCATGATGCAGGGCAACCATCTGATGCTGTTTTACAATAAGGCGCTGGTCTCAACACCGGTGACCCAATGGCAGCAACTGGCAGCCATCACTCCGGCCCTCAAGGCCAAGGGGATCCAGCCCGTCAGCTGGCCCTACCACGACATGTACTACTTTGCAGCATTTCTGCTCACTTTTGGTGGCTCGCCAGTGACCGAAGGGCGCATCACACTCGACACGCCGGCCATGATTCAGGCACTGGAAGCGTACCGTACGGTCGCCAGAGAGAAGTGGGGCGATCCCGAGTGCGACTATGATACCGCTCTCGCCAATTTCAACGACGGCAAGAGTGCCTATCTTGTCAACGGGGACTGGGCCTTCAATGACCTGGTGAAAAACATGGGAGAACAGCTTGGGGTTGCCATGCTGCCTCACTGGGAAGATCGCCCGATGCACTCCATGAGCGGCGCCTACGTCCTGAGTGTATCTCGTTGGGCAATGGCAGATGAAGAACGTCAGACCGTCATCAAAGCCCTGATGGCCTTTATCCAGCGGGACGATATTCAGCAATTGATCTATCGACAGGGTTCGCTGTTACCAATCAACCAGCGGGCTTTTTCCGCCATCAACCAATACCCCGCCCTGCACGAAAAGGTGCTGCTGGAACAGTTCACCCTCAGTACACCCATGCCTTCAGAGAGCGCCATGTCCATTGCCTGGCAGGCGATGGACAAGGGGTTCGAGCGTTTCAAGGAGGGAAGCAGTGCCGCTGAAGCAGCTCGCTATATGCAGCAACTGGCCGATCAGCAATACCAGCAGGTCAAGTCAAAATGA
- a CDS encoding YdcH family protein, with product MFPEYRELISKLKSSDVHFQKKFDLHNDLDAEIRKLEKHHASDYSAEVRDLKKQKLKLKEEIYDILKQHPQ from the coding sequence ATGTTCCCAGAGTACAGAGAACTTATCTCGAAACTGAAGAGCAGTGATGTCCATTTCCAGAAGAAGTTTGACTTGCACAACGACCTGGATGCGGAGATTAGAAAGCTGGAAAAACATCACGCCAGCGACTATAGCGCCGAGGTGAGGGATCTGAAAAAACAGAAACTCAAACTGAAAGAGGAGATATACGACATCCTCAAACAACATCCACAATAG
- a CDS encoding diguanylate cyclase — translation MSHRTFRLGPTLIVILFTAALLPALLVSGILLARQHQIIAQSEQSQLERALTSMTREARFRSELIGTQLQQLSNDRVLNQALENFLFSSHARLALAAFIKSNSLLTSAYLIDDQGRVVEYINGRASYLESSNLMPQLMAWSETREAKQGKHLLMPVDDPLLIGDMEQDRSGGLALVAPIYRNHQRAGVMQTPAGFVMAILPWRQMAQLLEPYLKGSEYLVISQGDTRLYEGSHNNTKDMNDRVPSQMAQLLTIGWPQLEETITPTITLYSYSDDRVSELNKSQQLLTVSIAVMLLLVAIGCIWLTRWLTRPLRSLAALVRSYGKGNYQQQQAPLRFVEYDEVRRLLQEMAYTISAQVRALYQQNEQLQQANSEKEAFNQRLLGFNDELEQEVASQTTALRSALSREERSRHILQSWLQFGLHQQLDIDIAELASSALLQLSQLYPGHRWGLVIRRDGEPHYSLTQGVDAPLRDPLQEKLTQLMDEEVKHSECQWDNASWKIMTLPGSQSGVLFGYLMVSAEGLESEDRAILRLFAKQLAVGIEGRLFTDELARVARTDNLTGLPNRQAFEEAFHHYQTVLARHPERHLALFMLDLNGLKRTNDQYGHEAGDALLIQMARLLRTLCRQNESIFRMGGDEFVLLAEADHLACQQLAGRLEASQQHAIVQHGEHRFPLRFAIGWSSSDQTPLAELSRVADDAMYADKARFYQGQR, via the coding sequence ATGAGCCACCGCACCTTTCGTCTCGGTCCTACGCTCATCGTCATACTGTTCACCGCAGCCCTGCTGCCAGCGCTGCTGGTAAGCGGCATATTGCTGGCTCGTCAACACCAGATCATTGCCCAGAGCGAACAATCCCAACTGGAGCGAGCCCTCACCAGCATGACCCGTGAGGCACGCTTTCGCAGCGAATTGATCGGAACCCAGCTTCAACAACTCAGCAACGATCGGGTGCTTAATCAGGCACTCGAGAATTTTCTCTTCTCCAGTCATGCCCGCCTGGCGCTGGCGGCCTTTATCAAGTCCAACAGTCTGCTGACCTCAGCCTACCTGATCGATGATCAGGGTCGGGTAGTAGAGTACATCAACGGCCGAGCCTCTTACCTTGAATCGAGTAACCTGATGCCACAGCTGATGGCATGGAGCGAGACGCGGGAAGCCAAACAGGGCAAGCATTTGCTGATGCCTGTGGATGATCCCTTGCTGATCGGCGATATGGAACAGGATCGCAGTGGCGGGTTGGCGCTGGTGGCCCCCATCTATCGCAATCATCAGCGGGCCGGGGTGATGCAGACCCCAGCGGGCTTTGTGATGGCCATCCTCCCCTGGAGGCAGATGGCCCAACTGCTGGAACCCTATCTGAAGGGGAGCGAGTATCTGGTGATTTCACAAGGAGATACCCGTCTCTACGAAGGCTCACACAACAACACCAAAGATATGAACGACCGGGTACCCAGCCAGATGGCACAGCTCTTGACCATCGGCTGGCCACAACTGGAAGAGACCATCACCCCAACCATCACCCTCTACAGCTACAGCGATGACAGGGTGAGCGAGCTAAACAAATCTCAGCAGTTGTTGACCGTCAGCATCGCCGTCATGTTGCTGCTGGTGGCCATCGGCTGTATCTGGCTTACCCGCTGGCTCACCCGACCGCTGCGCTCGCTGGCAGCCCTGGTGCGCAGTTACGGCAAGGGCAACTACCAGCAACAGCAAGCACCGCTGCGCTTTGTGGAATACGATGAGGTGCGTCGGCTGCTGCAGGAGATGGCCTATACCATCTCTGCCCAGGTAAGAGCGCTCTATCAACAGAATGAACAGCTGCAGCAGGCCAACAGCGAGAAAGAGGCCTTCAATCAGCGGCTGCTCGGCTTCAACGATGAACTGGAGCAAGAGGTCGCCTCGCAAACGACCGCCCTGCGCTCGGCCCTGAGCCGGGAGGAGCGCAGCCGCCATATCCTGCAATCATGGTTGCAGTTCGGTCTGCACCAGCAGCTGGATATCGATATTGCCGAGCTGGCCAGCTCCGCCCTGTTGCAGCTCTCCCAGCTCTATCCCGGCCACCGCTGGGGGCTGGTGATCCGCCGCGATGGCGAGCCCCACTACTCCCTGACCCAGGGGGTCGATGCCCCCTTGCGTGATCCCCTGCAGGAGAAACTGACCCAACTGATGGATGAGGAGGTCAAACACTCCGAATGCCAGTGGGATAATGCCTCCTGGAAGATCATGACCCTGCCCGGCAGCCAGAGTGGTGTGCTGTTTGGTTATCTCATGGTGAGCGCCGAAGGGCTGGAGTCCGAAGACAGGGCCATCTTGCGGTTGTTTGCCAAACAGCTGGCGGTAGGCATCGAGGGGCGCCTCTTCACCGACGAGCTGGCGCGGGTCGCTCGCACTGATAACCTCACCGGCCTCCCCAACCGACAGGCGTTCGAAGAGGCGTTTCATCACTATCAGACGGTGCTGGCGCGCCATCCGGAACGTCACCTCGCGCTCTTCATGCTCGACCTTAACGGCCTCAAACGCACCAACGACCAGTATGGGCACGAGGCGGGCGACGCCCTGCTGATCCAGATGGCACGACTACTGCGCACGCTGTGCCGACAGAATGAGAGCATATTCAGAATGGGAGGAGACGAATTCGTGCTACTGGCGGAGGCGGATCACCTTGCCTGCCAACAGCTGGCAGGCAGACTGGAGGCAAGCCAGCAGCACGCCATCGTGCAACATGGGGAGCACAGATTCCCGCTGCGTTTCGCCATCGGCTGGAGCAGTAGCGACCAGACCCCGTTGGCAGAGCTGAGCCGGGTGGCGGACGACGCCATGTATGCCGACAAAGCCCGCTTCTATCAGGGGCAACGCTAA
- a CDS encoding YceH family protein: protein MELVLGPLEARVIGCLIEKEICTPDQYPLSLNALVNACNQKSNREPVLDLAELDIRVVVDELIRRRLVVNTAGFNARVPRYQHRFCNTEFGELKFDAQELGIICELLLRGPQTLGELRSRTNRLCSFDDVTEVDAVLNRLIERGPYVVKLPREPGKRESRYAHLFSGEVDIQAMMDATPAAAYASPAADRLSELEQEVSELKSRLAAIEARLAALDGQG from the coding sequence ATGGAGTTAGTACTTGGCCCGCTGGAGGCCCGTGTCATCGGGTGTCTGATTGAAAAAGAGATCTGCACCCCGGATCAATATCCCCTCTCCCTTAATGCACTGGTCAATGCTTGCAACCAGAAGAGTAACCGTGAGCCGGTACTGGATCTGGCCGAACTCGATATCCGCGTCGTGGTGGACGAGCTGATCCGCCGACGCCTGGTAGTCAACACGGCAGGTTTCAATGCCCGGGTACCCCGCTACCAGCACAGATTCTGCAACACCGAGTTTGGTGAACTGAAATTCGATGCGCAGGAACTCGGCATCATCTGCGAGTTGCTGCTGCGCGGCCCGCAAACCCTGGGGGAGCTGCGTTCTCGCACCAATCGCCTCTGCAGTTTTGATGACGTGACCGAGGTAGATGCCGTACTCAATCGCCTCATCGAACGTGGCCCTTACGTGGTCAAACTGCCACGTGAGCCGGGCAAGCGCGAATCCCGCTACGCCCACCTGTTCAGCGGTGAGGTGGATATCCAGGCGATGATGGATGCCACCCCTGCGGCTGCCTATGCCTCCCCGGCCGCCGACCGCCTGAGCGAGCTGGAGCAGGAAGTAAGCGAGCTCAAGAGCCGTCTCGCCGCCATAGAAGCACGACTGGCTGCACTGGATGGTCAGGGCTGA
- a CDS encoding MATE family efflux transporter: protein MQSQSHAGPGTLFALTWPLFIDLALHFLTGALNTFMVGHVSYQGVAALAVGNQVFDLAITLFSFVSIGTSVVITQYLGAGDREKSRVVIHTAIGFNLLIGLVAAIGVMAGASTMLALMNLPANLMSDGTLYLQIIGLCLLPEAAALCLAATLRAHGHTRQAMYVTLIVNLITFVGNLLLLYGWFGLPQLGVAGVAISTVAGRLVGVVLLVWLVARKTGIRLVVRDIVHPSREMLGKVLHIGLPAAGENLSWMLQFMVVTAFVGLLGDKALATQSYFFQICLFILLFGLSIGLGNEIIIGHLAGARQFDRAYQQLLKSLKLGLAVTCVIAVVAALNGRTIISLFTDDADIITQVAQLFLISLILEPGRTFNLVVINALRATGDARFPLYMALLSMWGIAVPLSYFLGIMQGYGLVGIWLALACDEWVRGLAMFWRWRSRRWQNKILVETKAESQ, encoded by the coding sequence ATGCAATCTCAATCCCACGCAGGCCCGGGCACGCTATTTGCGCTGACCTGGCCGCTCTTTATCGATCTCGCCCTGCACTTTCTGACCGGTGCCCTCAACACCTTCATGGTGGGTCACGTCTCCTATCAGGGAGTGGCCGCGCTGGCGGTCGGCAATCAGGTGTTCGATCTCGCCATCACATTGTTCAGCTTCGTCAGCATCGGTACCAGTGTGGTGATCACCCAGTATCTGGGGGCGGGCGATCGAGAGAAGAGTCGGGTGGTGATCCACACCGCCATCGGCTTCAACCTGCTGATCGGTCTGGTAGCCGCCATCGGCGTGATGGCAGGAGCAAGCACCATGCTGGCGCTGATGAACCTGCCTGCCAATCTGATGAGCGACGGGACGCTTTACTTGCAGATCATCGGTCTCTGCCTGTTACCGGAAGCAGCAGCCCTCTGTCTGGCAGCCACCCTGCGCGCTCACGGCCACACCCGTCAGGCGATGTATGTGACCCTCATCGTCAACCTCATCACCTTCGTCGGCAACCTGCTGCTGCTCTACGGCTGGTTCGGCCTGCCCCAGCTGGGGGTCGCCGGTGTCGCCATCAGCACGGTCGCGGGCCGACTGGTCGGCGTGGTGCTGCTGGTGTGGCTGGTAGCCCGCAAGACCGGCATTCGACTGGTGGTGCGCGATATCGTCCACCCCAGCCGGGAGATGCTCGGCAAGGTACTCCATATCGGCCTGCCGGCGGCAGGAGAGAACCTCTCCTGGATGCTGCAGTTTATGGTGGTGACAGCCTTTGTCGGACTGCTGGGGGACAAGGCGCTGGCGACCCAATCCTACTTCTTCCAGATCTGCCTGTTTATCCTGCTGTTTGGCCTCTCTATCGGCCTTGGCAACGAAATCATCATCGGTCATCTGGCAGGTGCCAGGCAGTTCGATCGCGCCTATCAACAGCTGCTCAAGAGCCTCAAGCTGGGGCTGGCAGTCACCTGCGTCATCGCCGTGGTGGCTGCCCTCAATGGCCGTACCATCATCAGCCTCTTTACCGATGATGCCGACATCATCACCCAGGTGGCGCAACTGTTTCTTATCAGCCTTATCCTCGAGCCCGGCCGCACCTTCAATCTGGTGGTGATCAACGCCCTGCGGGCCACCGGGGATGCCCGTTTCCCCCTCTACATGGCGTTGCTCTCCATGTGGGGAATTGCCGTGCCACTCTCCTATTTCCTCGGTATCATGCAGGGTTATGGACTGGTCGGTATCTGGCTGGCGCTGGCCTGCGACGAGTGGGTGCGCGGTCTGGCCATGTTCTGGCGCTGGCGCAGTCGTCGCTGGCAAAACAAAATTCTTGTTGAAACAAAAGCGGAATCACAATGA